One genomic region from Streptomyces sp. Li-HN-5-11 encodes:
- a CDS encoding helix-turn-helix transcriptional regulator, with product MPRSNNDQLPATYVASGNWPYARLVEDAPISAHYGQAFARNLTEAMEASEIGLRALGDKAGVSHATISRLLRGMVLPDMGTLARLEVALGTGLWPGLAAWSDQHRV from the coding sequence ATGCCCCGGAGCAACAACGACCAACTGCCGGCGACCTACGTCGCCTCCGGAAATTGGCCGTATGCCCGGCTCGTCGAGGACGCTCCCATCAGCGCGCACTACGGCCAAGCTTTCGCACGGAACCTGACAGAGGCAATGGAGGCATCCGAGATCGGGCTCAGGGCCCTGGGGGACAAAGCCGGGGTCTCGCACGCAACCATCAGCCGACTGCTCCGTGGAATGGTCCTACCCGACATGGGGACTCTCGCCCGCTTGGAGGTGGCGCTGGGTACGGGTCTGTGGCCCGGGCTGGCGGCCTGGAGCGATCAGCATCGCGTCTGA
- a CDS encoding nuclear transport factor 2 family protein: protein MGSTTTLRIARQYVDAVSAKDFGTVVGLFAEDVVWHQPGDNRFSGTHRGAATIGEMFDGMMAVTEGTFELGSTGEPMVNGALVAVPVRFSAKRDGVEMGMHGVDLLRIEGGRIAEVWLFSAGQQGEDEFWGVA, encoded by the coding sequence ATGGGGTCCACCACTACGCTCAGGATCGCACGCCAGTACGTCGACGCGGTGTCCGCGAAGGATTTCGGCACAGTCGTCGGCTTGTTCGCCGAGGACGTCGTGTGGCACCAGCCTGGCGACAACCGCTTCTCGGGCACCCATCGCGGTGCGGCCACGATCGGCGAGATGTTCGACGGCATGATGGCGGTCACCGAGGGGACGTTCGAGCTGGGGTCGACCGGTGAACCCATGGTGAACGGCGCCCTGGTCGCGGTGCCTGTCCGCTTCTCCGCCAAGCGCGACGGCGTGGAGATGGGGATGCACGGCGTCGACCTGCTGAGGATCGAGGGCGGCCGGATCGCGGAGGTGTGGCTCTTCTCGGCCGGCCAGCAGGGCGAGGACGAGTTCTGGGGCGTTGCCTGA
- a CDS encoding NAD(P)-dependent alcohol dehydrogenase — MRITTALTPSTGAPFEIVPLDLDDPRPGEVLVRIVGSGICHTDLIVRDQWYPVPLPAVLGHEGSGIVEAIGPGVTSVAPGDHVVLTYNSCGQCRSCAHGRSAYCDEIYTYNFAGTRPDGTTTLRRDGTPVYGAFFGQSAFASHALANQRNVVKVDPAAPLELLGPLGCGIQTGAGGVLNALRPAPGTSIAVFGSGSVGLSAIMASVIAGCTTIIAVDLNDRRLDLAEELGATHTVNADREDVVDRIRAATGGLGVDFTLETTAIPAVLRQAVDALNQGGTCGHIGAARPGTEVSLDMAALMFGRTVRGIVEGDSIPSVFIPRLVTLFKQGRFPIDKLITTYAFENINGAVQDAEKGLSIKSVLTFK, encoded by the coding sequence ATGCGCATCACCACAGCTCTGACCCCTTCCACGGGCGCACCGTTTGAGATCGTGCCACTCGACCTCGACGATCCCCGGCCCGGCGAGGTCCTGGTGCGCATCGTCGGTTCCGGCATCTGCCACACCGACCTCATCGTCCGCGACCAGTGGTACCCGGTGCCACTGCCCGCCGTACTCGGCCACGAAGGATCAGGAATCGTCGAGGCCATCGGCCCAGGCGTCACGTCAGTGGCGCCAGGCGACCATGTCGTCCTGACTTACAACTCCTGCGGACAGTGCCGCTCGTGTGCGCACGGCCGCTCCGCCTACTGCGACGAGATCTACACGTACAATTTCGCTGGCACGCGCCCGGACGGCACTACGACCCTGCGGCGTGACGGCACGCCGGTGTACGGGGCCTTCTTCGGACAGTCCGCGTTCGCTTCCCACGCCCTCGCCAACCAGCGAAACGTCGTCAAGGTCGACCCAGCCGCCCCGTTGGAACTCCTCGGCCCGCTCGGCTGCGGGATCCAGACGGGAGCCGGCGGAGTCCTCAACGCCCTGCGCCCCGCGCCCGGCACCAGCATCGCCGTGTTCGGCAGCGGATCGGTCGGCCTGAGTGCGATCATGGCTTCGGTCATCGCAGGCTGCACGACCATCATTGCCGTGGACCTCAACGACCGGCGGCTCGACCTGGCCGAAGAGCTGGGCGCGACACATACCGTCAACGCCGACCGGGAGGACGTGGTCGACCGCATCCGTGCGGCCACCGGAGGACTCGGCGTCGACTTCACTCTCGAGACCACCGCCATACCCGCGGTGTTGCGCCAGGCCGTCGACGCCCTCAACCAGGGTGGCACATGTGGCCACATCGGCGCCGCCCGACCGGGCACGGAGGTGTCGCTCGACATGGCCGCACTCATGTTCGGTCGGACCGTGCGTGGCATCGTCGAGGGCGACAGCATTCCGAGCGTCTTCATCCCAAGACTGGTGACGCTCTTCAAGCAGGGCCGCTTCCCGATCGACAAGCTGATCACGACGTACGCCTTCGAGAACATCAACGGCGCGGTCCAAGACGCCGAGAAGGGCCTGTCGATCAAGTCGGTCCTCACGTTCAAGTAA